The following are from one region of the Dehalococcoidia bacterium genome:
- the trpE gene encoding anthranilate synthase component I: MYRPTLEEVKKLASQGNLVPVYREIMADMETPVSAFLKIARGPHSFLLESVEGGERLARYSFIGTEPYMVIKTGPGQPAGAVDPLVQVERELKGVKPVVVPGLPRFLGGAVGYLSYETVRYFEPRVPATEPDTLGVPESVFMFTDTLLVFDHVKHKIQLVSHVHTDGDIEQEYMAAVARIEWLAERLRHPLELQKRHVPAPSPAECAPVPNMTQEQYEAMVSSAREYISAGDVIQVVLSQRLRRRTSVEPFDIYRSLRMLNPSPYMYYLHLDDFDIVGASPELLVRVEDGMVATHPIAGTRPRGRTPEEDARLESDLRTDAKERAEHIMLVDLGRNDIGRVSEPGTVKVTELMGVERYSHVMHLVSHVTGKLSAGLTAYDALRACFPAGTVSGAPKIRAMEIIAEKEPERRGPYAGAVGYFSFSGNMDTCITIRTIVVKDGVACVQAGGGIVYDSTPVGEFRESLQKMEGPLRAIIEAEEQVAAHADEPRSHLRRAAR, from the coding sequence ATGTACCGTCCAACCCTTGAGGAAGTGAAGAAGCTCGCCAGCCAGGGCAACCTGGTGCCGGTGTACCGCGAGATCATGGCGGACATGGAGACGCCCGTCTCCGCGTTCCTGAAGATAGCGCGGGGGCCGCACAGCTTTCTGCTGGAGAGCGTGGAGGGCGGCGAGCGCCTTGCCCGCTACAGCTTCATCGGCACCGAGCCGTACATGGTTATCAAGACCGGCCCCGGCCAGCCCGCCGGCGCGGTGGACCCCCTTGTCCAGGTGGAGAGGGAGCTCAAGGGCGTAAAGCCTGTCGTCGTGCCGGGCCTGCCGCGCTTCCTGGGTGGCGCGGTCGGCTACCTGTCGTACGAGACTGTCCGCTACTTCGAGCCGCGCGTGCCCGCGACCGAGCCGGACACGCTGGGCGTGCCGGAGTCCGTGTTCATGTTCACCGACACGCTTCTGGTCTTCGACCACGTGAAGCACAAAATCCAGCTTGTGAGCCACGTGCATACGGACGGCGACATCGAGCAGGAGTACATGGCGGCGGTGGCCCGCATCGAGTGGCTGGCGGAGCGCCTGCGCCATCCCCTGGAGCTGCAGAAGCGTCACGTCCCCGCGCCGTCGCCCGCCGAGTGCGCGCCCGTGCCTAACATGACGCAAGAGCAGTACGAGGCGATGGTCAGCTCCGCCAGGGAGTACATCAGCGCGGGTGACGTCATTCAGGTGGTGCTCTCCCAGCGCCTGCGGCGGCGCACCAGCGTGGAGCCATTCGATATCTACCGCTCCCTCCGGATGCTCAACCCCTCGCCGTACATGTACTATTTGCATCTGGACGATTTCGATATCGTCGGCGCGTCGCCGGAGCTGCTGGTGCGCGTGGAGGACGGCATGGTCGCCACGCACCCCATCGCGGGCACGAGGCCGCGGGGCAGGACGCCGGAGGAAGATGCGCGGCTGGAGAGTGACCTGCGCACCGACGCCAAGGAGCGCGCCGAGCACATCATGCTCGTGGACCTGGGCCGGAACGACATCGGACGGGTCAGCGAGCCGGGCACGGTGAAGGTGACAGAGTTGATGGGCGTGGAGCGCTACTCCCACGTGATGCACCTGGTCTCTCACGTCACCGGCAAGCTGAGCGCGGGGCTGACCGCCTACGACGCCCTGCGGGCCTGCTTCCCCGCGGGCACCGTCTCCGGCGCGCCCAAAATCAGGGCCATGGAGATCATTGCCGAGAAGGAGCCGGAGCGCCGCGGCCCGTATGCGGGCGCCGTGGGCTACTTCAGCTTCTCCGGCAACATGGACACCTGCATAACCATTCGGACGATCGTCGTCAAGGACGGTGTCGCCTGCGTGCAGGCGGGAGGAGGCATCGTGTACGACAGCACGCCCGTCGGCGAGTTCCGGGAGAGCCTGCAGAAGATGGAGGGCCCGCTCCGGGCCATCATTGAAGCGGAAGAGCAGGTGGCGGCGCACGCGGACGAGCCTCGGAGCCACCTGCGGAGGGCGGCGCGATGA
- a CDS encoding glucose 1-dehydrogenase: MTLAGRVALVTGGNRGIGGAISLALARDGADVAVLYRREEASAHETAAHVQKLGRRCVTVQADVSDYEQVKAAVAKATQALGTVDILVHNAGIASRGLSIVDSDPKEWRRVIDTHIFGGMHLVKEVAPGMRGKKRGDVIFISSAATLRSPPHYSPYLEAKAGLEAMARALAKEERKNNIRVNVVAPGLVETELGRRLVKGALGVDDIKTLYATYPFGRVCQPEDVADFVAFLCSPGCQYVSGQVIYMDGGMGGEVPVKPT; encoded by the coding sequence ATGACGCTGGCGGGACGGGTCGCGCTGGTCACGGGCGGCAATCGCGGCATCGGCGGGGCGATCAGCCTGGCGCTGGCGCGCGACGGCGCGGACGTGGCCGTGCTCTACCGGCGCGAAGAGGCCTCCGCCCACGAGACCGCGGCGCACGTGCAGAAACTGGGCCGCCGCTGCGTGACGGTGCAGGCGGACGTGAGCGACTACGAGCAGGTGAAGGCCGCCGTGGCCAAAGCGACGCAGGCGCTGGGGACGGTGGACATCTTGGTACACAACGCCGGAATCGCGTCGCGGGGGCTGTCTATCGTGGACTCCGACCCGAAGGAGTGGCGACGGGTTATAGATACCCACATCTTCGGGGGCATGCACCTGGTCAAGGAAGTAGCCCCCGGGATGCGCGGGAAGAAGCGCGGCGACGTCATCTTCATCTCCTCCGCCGCCACGCTCCGAAGTCCTCCCCACTACTCTCCCTATCTGGAGGCCAAGGCGGGGCTGGAGGCGATGGCCCGGGCGCTGGCGAAAGAGGAGCGCAAGAACAACATCCGCGTGAACGTCGTCGCGCCAGGGCTCGTGGAGACGGAGCTGGGGCGGCGGCTGGTCAAGGGCGCGCTGGGCGTGGACGATATCAAAACTCTCTATGCGACGTATCCGTTCGGGCGCGTCTGCCAGCCAGAGGACGTCGCCGACTTTGTTGCGTTCCTGTGTTCGCCGGGGTGCCAGTACGTGTCCGGCCAGGTCATCTACATGGACGGCGGCATGGGCGGCGAGGTGCCGGTCAAGCCCACGTGA